A genomic region of Gemmatimonadota bacterium contains the following coding sequences:
- a CDS encoding bifunctional (p)ppGpp synthetase/guanosine-3',5'-bis(diphosphate) 3'-pyrophosphohydrolase — translation MPQVQTPDPTPRTIRGLPRPLARTLEAYADRLDVDMIVRAYELAAEAHQGQKRASGEDYVNHSVEVATLLAELKLDTASLAAALIHDVVEDTAVSLEDIRATFGQDVATIVDGVTKIGKVRYQTQTEAQVENYRKLLLSMAQDARVILVKLADRLHNMRTLEHLPPEKRLRVARETRQIYAPLAGRLGVARIRWELEDLAFKFLEPEAFTDLSRKIQQTRRQREREIAEMKRPLDEALRRQGIVAEVTGRPKHLWSIYRKMRKRGTSFEDIYDLMAMRVMTDSLQNCYAALGIIHSLWTPIPERFHDYVATPKSNMYRSIHTTVVGPAGRRYEIQIRTEEMHRTAEYGIAAHWRYKEGRAGESEVDEALTWFRQVLEWQQDTKEPEEFMEFLRMDLFQGEIFVFTPKGEVKPLPTGSTPIDFAFAVHTEVGTHCAGAKVNGRIAPLSRPLRSGDTIEIITNPRQRPNRDWFAFAKTARARQKIRQWIRKEEQESAVRLGKDLLEREIRRARLERASDAKLAAASTELGHGDVEGLHAALGRGDVGPGAVIRQLYPEHDPQAEPPPPTALQKIADRLKGVDRGVRIAGVDNVMVRYAQCCQPVPGDPVMGYVTRGRGVSIHRRDCPNVLGMSDDADRRVPIEWRSVKDDRFQVKLYLQGSDRRGLLSDIATAIADTGTNIQNAQIRGVAHGMIGEFVVEVQDLPHLTKVMNAVRRVKGVLSVERREHIQESDLVEP, via the coding sequence ATGCCTCAGGTCCAGACGCCCGATCCCACCCCGCGCACCATCCGGGGTCTCCCGCGTCCGCTCGCGCGGACCCTGGAGGCGTACGCCGATCGTCTGGACGTGGACATGATCGTCCGGGCCTACGAGCTGGCGGCCGAGGCCCACCAGGGCCAGAAGCGGGCCTCGGGGGAGGACTACGTCAACCATTCGGTCGAGGTGGCCACCCTCCTCGCCGAGCTGAAGCTGGATACGGCCTCGCTGGCCGCCGCCCTGATCCACGACGTCGTCGAGGACACGGCCGTCTCGCTCGAGGACATCCGGGCCACCTTCGGCCAGGATGTGGCCACCATCGTCGACGGGGTCACCAAGATCGGGAAGGTCCGCTACCAGACCCAGACCGAGGCCCAGGTCGAGAACTACCGCAAGCTGCTCCTGTCCATGGCGCAGGATGCGCGCGTCATCCTGGTCAAGCTCGCGGACCGCCTGCACAACATGCGGACCCTGGAGCACCTGCCTCCGGAGAAGCGGCTGCGCGTGGCGCGCGAGACCCGGCAGATCTACGCGCCGTTGGCCGGCCGGCTCGGGGTGGCGCGCATCCGCTGGGAGCTCGAGGATCTGGCGTTCAAGTTCCTGGAGCCCGAGGCCTTCACCGACCTGAGCCGGAAGATCCAGCAGACGCGGCGTCAGCGGGAGCGCGAGATCGCCGAGATGAAGCGTCCCCTGGACGAGGCGTTGCGCCGGCAGGGGATCGTGGCCGAGGTGACCGGACGGCCCAAGCACCTCTGGTCGATCTACCGCAAGATGCGCAAGCGCGGGACGTCCTTCGAGGACATCTACGACCTGATGGCCATGCGGGTCATGACCGACTCGCTGCAGAACTGCTACGCGGCGCTCGGGATCATCCACAGCCTCTGGACCCCGATCCCGGAGCGCTTCCACGACTACGTGGCCACCCCCAAGTCGAACATGTACCGGTCCATCCACACCACGGTGGTGGGGCCGGCGGGGCGGCGCTACGAGATCCAGATCCGCACCGAGGAGATGCACCGCACGGCCGAGTACGGCATCGCGGCCCACTGGCGCTACAAGGAGGGGCGGGCCGGCGAGTCCGAGGTGGACGAGGCCCTCACGTGGTTCCGGCAGGTCCTGGAGTGGCAGCAGGACACGAAGGAGCCGGAGGAGTTCATGGAGTTCCTCCGGATGGATCTCTTCCAGGGCGAGATCTTCGTCTTTACGCCCAAGGGCGAGGTCAAGCCGCTGCCCACCGGATCCACACCGATCGACTTCGCGTTCGCCGTGCACACCGAGGTGGGCACGCATTGCGCGGGCGCGAAGGTGAACGGACGCATCGCGCCGCTGTCCCGGCCCCTGCGCAGCGGCGATACGATCGAGATCATCACGAATCCGCGGCAGAGGCCCAACCGCGACTGGTTCGCCTTCGCCAAGACCGCCCGCGCCCGGCAGAAGATCCGGCAGTGGATCCGCAAGGAGGAGCAGGAGTCGGCGGTGCGGCTGGGCAAGGACCTCCTGGAACGGGAGATCCGCCGGGCCCGCCTGGAGCGGGCGAGCGACGCGAAGCTGGCCGCGGCCTCGACCGAGCTGGGCCACGGGGATGTGGAGGGGCTGCACGCGGCGCTCGGCCGGGGTGACGTCGGGCCCGGCGCGGTCATCCGGCAGCTCTACCCCGAGCACGATCCACAGGCCGAGCCCCCGCCACCGACGGCGCTGCAGAAGATCGCCGATCGGCTCAAGGGCGTGGACCGGGGCGTGCGGATCGCGGGCGTGGACAACGTCATGGTCCGCTATGCTCAATGCTGCCAACCGGTTCCGGGTGATCCGGTCATGGGTTACGTGACCCGTGGAAGGGGCGTGTCCATCCACCGGCGGGACTGCCCGAACGTGCTCGGCATGTCCGACGACGCAGACCGCCGCGTCCCGATCGAGTGGCGGTCCGTCAAGGACGACCGCTTCCAGGTCAAGCTGTACCTCCAGGGCAGCGACCGGCGCGGGCTGCTGTCCGACATCGCCACGGCCATCGCGGACACCGGCACGAACATCCAGAACGCCCAGATCCGGGGGGTGGCCCACGGGATGATCGGGGAGTTCGTCGTGGAGGTGCAGGATCTGCCCCATCTCACGAAGGTCATGAACGCAGTGCGCCGCGTGAAAGGCGTCCTCAGCGTCGAGCGGCGCGAGCACATCCAGGAAAGCGACCTGGTGGAGCCCTGA